In Streptococcus uberis, a single window of DNA contains:
- a CDS encoding LacI family DNA-binding transcriptional regulator, with protein sequence MATIKEVAEEAGVSKSTVSRYISQNGYVSDEAREKIKKAIEKLHYSPNLIAQSLKTKKNQLVGLLLPDISNPFFPRLARGAEVFLKEKGYRVMLGNIGHSQTLEEEYIDMLLQNNAAGIITTHDFTQNHPEIDIPVVVVDRVDKHSEYGVFSDSHEGGRLAAEMVYEAGTKQVLLIRGPLDMATNLNERFKASLHYLKEKGVDVRICDSGSFDFETIQNEAKRHLDYFVNCDSIIAPSDIHAIAYIHELHARGKKIPDDVQVIGYDDIIMSQFIYPSLSTIHQSSYQMGHQAAELIYKIANNIPVDEKRIKLPVHFVERETLRRKK encoded by the coding sequence ATGGCGACAATAAAAGAAGTGGCTGAAGAGGCAGGAGTGTCTAAATCTACAGTGTCTCGTTATATTTCTCAAAATGGATATGTGTCAGATGAGGCTAGGGAAAAGATTAAAAAGGCCATTGAAAAGTTGCATTATAGTCCAAATCTGATTGCCCAATCCTTAAAAACAAAAAAAAATCAACTTGTCGGTTTGCTCTTGCCTGATATATCAAACCCATTCTTTCCACGCTTGGCCAGAGGGGCTGAAGTATTTTTAAAAGAAAAAGGCTATCGGGTCATGCTGGGCAATATTGGTCACAGTCAGACCTTAGAAGAAGAGTACATCGATATGCTACTTCAAAACAATGCAGCCGGTATTATTACCACTCATGATTTTACGCAAAATCATCCAGAAATTGACATCCCTGTCGTAGTGGTTGACCGCGTTGATAAACACAGTGAGTATGGTGTTTTTTCAGATAGTCATGAGGGGGGACGCTTGGCAGCTGAAATGGTTTATGAGGCTGGGACTAAGCAAGTGCTTTTAATAAGGGGCCCCTTAGATATGGCAACTAACTTAAATGAGCGTTTTAAAGCGAGTTTACATTATTTGAAAGAAAAGGGTGTTGATGTCAGGATTTGTGATAGTGGGAGTTTTGATTTTGAAACTATTCAAAATGAGGCTAAACGTCATTTAGATTATTTTGTTAATTGTGATAGTATTATTGCCCCATCAGATATTCATGCTATTGCCTATATTCATGAATTGCATGCACGTGGCAAAAAGATTCCCGATGATGTGCAAGTGATTGGTTACGATGATATTATAATGAGTCAATTTATTTATCCTTCCCTTTCCACCATTCACCAGTCATCTTATCAGATGGGACACCAAGCAGCGGAATTAATTTATAAGATTGCAAATAATATCCCAGTTGACGAAAAACGGATTAAATTGCCGGTTCATTTTGTCGAACGTGAAACATTAAGGAGGAAAAAATGA